Genomic window (Spirosoma sp. KCTC 42546):
CGAGCCATTGGATGAGTTCAAAGACTATATGCCATGAATGAGGCTTATCTTATTGATACGCATGTGTTGCTATGGTATATTAAAGGTGAGAAACGGCTCTCCCAACCCACAAAGGAGCTTATTGATTCGATTGATAACACCATTTATATTAGCAAAGCCAGCCTTTGGGAAATGGCGATCAAGTCATCATTAGGCAAATTGACGATAGGCATTTCCTTGGATAAACTAGCCAGCTATCTTGAAGAGGAAGGTTTTGTCGTATTAGATTTTGACTTTTCGGATCTACTCCAGTTACATCAACTCCCTTTTCATCATGGCGATCCGTTCGACCGCCTTATCATCGCCCAGGCCTTAGTCCACCAGCTGACTATAATTTCTGATGACCGTAACTTTGGTCACTATACAGCCAA
Coding sequences:
- a CDS encoding type II toxin-antitoxin system VapC family toxin → MNEAYLIDTHVLLWYIKGEKRLSQPTKELIDSIDNTIYISKASLWEMAIKSSLGKLTIGISLDKLASYLEEEGFVVLDFDFSDLLQLHQLPFHHGDPFDRLIIAQALVHQLTIISDDRNFGHYTANLLSA